The Bacillus carboniphilus genome segment TCAAATCTAGTAATACAAATCTATGAAACGTTTTTGATAGAAATAACTATTTTTTCTGTAATCGACAAAAGATTCCAAAAATAGATAGAGGAAATTCTCTTTTTATCGCAAATACTTTTCCTAACAAGGTTTCGATAAGGAGAGAATTGGATGAGAACAAAACAAGCGGTTGCTACAGGGGAAAACGAATTTGATGTAACTGTATTTCAGACACCTTGTTTTGGAGAAAAAAGAGGTTACAGGCAAGTCTATCGAAATGTTTTGGTTGGTGAAGATCATTTTGATGTGATGTATGAGGTGTTTCGGACACTGAATGTTAGAGACTTATTACCAAAGGAGTATAATGCACGGTATATGACTACAGGAGATATTGTCTTTATTGATGAAGGCAAAAATGGCCATTTTTATTATCAGCTTAAACCATGCGGCTTCTTTCCCATTCATCGTTTACATGTGAGATAAAGCCGCCTTGTTTACACTACTCTGTTATGTTGCTACCCGGACTATTTTTTCGTTTGTTTCCTTCATGTTCTTTTGCATGGGCTTCATGCTCAGCTACATTTTGTTCTGCTGGTATATGATTGTTTTTCTTTTGTCCATTGATGCGAGCTCTATGTTTCTTTCCCATTTAATTCCCTTCTTTCTACATAATCTTTTTAATGAATCTGTATAATAGGATGCACATTAAAGCAAAAATAACAATGGTTAGTTCTTGATAAGGAGGAAATAATTTTCTTCCTTTTTAGTTTGTGATATAGTTGACAATGTTCATTACATATTCAGGAGGAATGAAGTTTGAGTATTCATATTGGTGCAAAAAAAGGTGACATAGCTGATACAGTATTACTACCTGGGGATCCATTGCGTGCAAAGTATATTGCGGAAAACTTCCTAGAAGGCGCAGAAAAATATAATGATGTACGTAATATGTTTGGTTACACAGGTACATATAAAGGGAAGAAAATCTCTGTTCAAGGTACAGGTATGGGGGTTCCTTCAATCTCTATCTATATCAATGAGCTAATGGCGGAATATGACGTTCAAAAGCTAATTCGTGTAGGAACTTGTGGTGCCATTCAAAAGGATGTTAAAGTTCGTGACGTTATTTTAGCAATGACTGCTTCCACTGATAGTCAAATGAACCGTATTACGTTTGGTGGCGTCGACTATGCTCCAACAGCAAACTTTGAATTGTTAAAAAATGCATATGATGCAGGAAACGAAAAAGGCTTACAGCTTAAAGTAGGAAACGTTTTCACTGCTGACCTTTTCTATAACGACAACGCTGAACATGAAAAGTGGGCTCAATACGGCATTTTAGCTTTGGAGATGGAGACAGCTGCACTTTATACTCTTGCAGCTAAGTTTGGAAGACAAGCCCTATCTGTTTTAACGGTAAGTGATCACATCTTAACTGGTGAGGCTACTTCTGCTGAAGAGCGCCAAACAACATTCAATGAAATGATTGAAGTTGCTTTGGAAGCAGCAACTAAGTAATTATATATGGAGGTCTGTTCCTTTGGAGGAACTGACCTTTTTTTATGTAAAGTGAAAAAAGGAATTATATCCAGTTTGAATCAACGGTAGAAGGGGAATGGTTAGCTAACCATGCTCATGAATATGGTTCTCTTGTTGATAGCCTAAAGAAGTAATCAAAATAAATTAGATATAGAACATCCAATCAATAGGAAAGCTTGTACCTATCTACACATATATTTATTGGTATAAATCATAAGGGTTGGATGTTTATGGTACAAAAAGCATTACATATAATGATTGGTAGTTTTTTGCTCGGTATTGGAGTAAATGGATTTCTAGTACCGTACCATTTGTTGGATGGTGGAATGATTGGGATTGGATTGATTGTTCATTATATATGGGACTTGCCTACGGGATTGGTCATGCTTTGCGGAAGCATACCCTTGTATGTAATGGCTTTCTTTGCTTATCGTCCTTTATTTTATAATAGTGTTCATGGGTTGTTGGTTTCTTCTTTGTTAATTGATCTCACTGCTCCAATACATACTTGGTTTGAACTTCCTATTATGATTAGTGCTTTATTAGGTGGACTTTTTGTCGGAACAGGCATAGGCCTTATGCTCATAAAGGATACTACTACTGGAGGAACGGATTTAGCTGCACAATGCATATCTAGATGGACGAATTGGAATGTTGGATTCATCATTTTCTTTATAGATGGTTTAGTTCTTCTTTTGGGTTATCAATTTATTGGCACATACGCTTTTCTACATTCAGTACTGGCTATCTCTGCAGTAGGATTTTCTACAAGTACAATTGTACACTTAGGAAAGGTTAAGTCTACATTTTAGAGGGATAGAAGTATTCAAATAAGATTTTTCATGATATTCTAGAATAAGTTGATTTGAAATAGTATATAAACCTCCCCCACGTTTGATTGATGAAAGTGGTGAAATGATTATGACAGAAAAGAATAATGAATCTCTAAATACAGAGGATCAGACAAAAGAGGTAAATGAAGAAATTACCGAGGGGATAATGGAGTCTGAAAATCCCGAGGAACCAAAGGAAAATATAACGAGATGGGTTAGAATTAAACCTTTTCATTTTGTTATGCTGCTGTTCTTTGTTGTATTTTTAACAGCTGGTATTACTACTTTTGCTCTAGCATTTGGGGATGAAAAAGTGGTAGAGGTCGGTGTTCCTACAAGGACAGAATTTAATAAGCTATTCAAAGCATACGACCTACTCAAAGATGAATATTACGATGAATTGGATCAAACTGATATAGTAGATGGTGCAATTAACGGAATGCTCGATGCGCTTGGAGATCCTTATTCAGACTACATGAATCAAAAGGAAGCAGAAAACTTCCATATGAATATTTCTTCCTCTTTTCAGGGGATAGGGGCAGAAATTCAGGAGAAAGACGGATTTATTATGGTCGTCGCTCCAATTAAAGGTTCACCTGCTGAAGAAGCTGGGCTAAAGCCTCAAGATTTAATCATTGCAGTTGATGGGAAAAGTATTAGTGGTTACAGTGCAACAGAAGCCGTTACGATTATTAGAGGCGAAAAAGGGACTAAAGTTACCTTAACGATCCAAAGAGCTGGTACAGATCAACCAATGGATATAACTATTACTAGAGATGAAATTCCAATCAAAACCGTATATGGTGAAATGATAAATGACCATATAGGAAAAATCCAAATTACGAGTTTTTCAACCAATACAACAGAAGAATTAAAGGAAGCTTTGAAGGAGTTAGAAGCAAAAGGTATGAAAGGTTTAGTGCTGGATATTCGTCAAAATCCAGGTGGGCTATTAACACAAGCAGTTTCAGTTTCAAGCATGTTTGTGCCTAAAGGTGAGCTACTTTTCCAAGTGGAACATAATGACGGAAGTATAGAGCAATTTGCTTCCTCTGAGTCAAATCCACTAGACCTCCCGGTTGTTGTCGTGATTGATGAAGGAAGCGCAAGTGCTTCAGAGATTTTAGCTGGTGCTGTTTCTGAGTCTGCTGGAATTCCACTAGTTGGTAAGACCTCATTTGGGAAAGGAACAGTGCAAACTGCGTTTGATTTTGAGGATGGTTCAAACATTAAGCTAACATCTGCCAAGTGGTTAACTCCAAATGGAAACTGGATTCATGAAAAAGGAGTTAAGCCTGACTATGAAGTCAGTCTTCCAGAGTTTGCGTTCTTACCTTTTCTAAATCCTGATCTTCAACTAAAAGAGTCGATGCAAAGCCAAGAGGTTAAAACCGCAGAGACCATGCTTCAAGTTATTGGACTTGAGCCTGGTGAAGTAGATGGATTTTTCGATGAAGCCACTAAAAATGCTGTGCTGACCCTTCAAAAAGAAGCTGGACTTGAAGAAACAGGTATTCTAACGGCAGAAACGACTATTGAGTTAATGAGTCGTTTAAGTGTTAAAATTCAAGAAAGTGATACACAAGTAAATAAAGCGGTAGAACTTCTACAACAAGATTTAGGTCTTACAGAAGAAACAGACGAAGAGGTAGAGGAAGATACAGCATCATAATAAAAGGCACCCATTTTGTTGGTGCCTTTTTAAATACAAAAAAATTGTAATACAATTGATACAAACACCAAGTATATTTTTATAATGTAAGTCCCAAAATGTCTACTAGGCTTTTCTAGTAGAATGAGGTGGCGAAATGTTTAAATATTTATTTGGGTTCCTTTTAGTAGCAGGTGCTTTATTCGTTGGCTTTGTATATGGATGGGTGAATGAGGAGAATGATGGTTCATCCAAGCAGGAAACAAAATATTGGAATCCAATCGAAGAGGTACCAAAAATATCTGAATTTATTAAAGGAGATTCGGAACCTGATCTAACAGAATCAGAACTAATGCAGACATTCTTATTATGGGAAGATAATTTATTTTCAAATGAAAATGAACCCGTAACACTCCCATTATTGTTAGCAAAAGTTGAACCAACTTCAAAGGAAATAACGATGGAAGAAATTTCAATGAAGTCTCTCCTTCCAATGGACAAACTTGATTCCTTAGACGCAAAGGGACTAAAACAATGGGTAGAAGACCAGCATCAAGTGTCTATAGACCATACAATTTCAGTGGATATGGAAGGATTTATGAAGCTATTTGACAACATAGTTCCAGATGGCATTGAAATTGCTGTGACAGAACAAATGGTGAATGATCTTCAGCTTTCAATAAAACCCGATACGTATACTTTGTCAGGAAAGGACCTTTTATCATTTGGAACTGAGAGTGATTTCTCAAAGTTATTATATCAACCAGAAGTACTACAAAGTATTAAGGATACAGTCATGACTGAGTTACAGGGCTTTAATGGAATGTTAAAAATACCTGGCTTATTAAAGGAAAGTCAATCCTATGTTCAAAGTGATATGGATTATAGTGAAATCATTTCTATGGTCTCTACCATTATTAAGAATGGTGATGAAATGGTTATACCAGTACTTGGCCAACCGCAAGAGGACGAAAAAAATAAAATGGAGGAAGATACGGAATCTAGCCAACCTTATGACTCACCGGATTATCGTTCTTACTCACCAGCTGGGCTTTAGATTTTATTCTTAGCCCAGTTTTTTTTTTGGCTAAAATCCAGTTTAGAAGAAATGATAAACGTAGGTAATTAGGATGAACAAACTAATTATTTGAGTAATGTCATCTAATCCATTACAATGTGTTCTTGTATGACACATGAGGTGAAAAGTGTTGAAACCTATATTAGAACTCAATCAAGATATTCAGAATAAAATACAGGAAATAGAACATCAATGTGAGTTTCTTTGTAAACAAGTATCATCTTTATTTACAAACAATTTTAAGGAACATGATTTAGAGCTCATCGTTGAATTCCTTAGAACGAAGAACAAACATGTTACGAAAGAACAAAACTATTTTCAAAAAGAATACCACTCATTTATAGAAGTTGGTATTGAAAAGGACGGAGAGTACATTCCTAACGCAAGGCTTTCCATTTGGAAATGTAAAGAGGAGTGGTTTAAGTTAGTGGGATACATAACGGAGTATCCCACAGAGAAAATTGAGGAATTTGTAAAAGAAACCATTAAAGAGATGATGGTTGACCTTAATGAGAAACTGTAAAGTAAGGAATTGCAGGTGAGATTTACCCTTAACTGGAGATATTTTAGCAGTATGAATGTATCATGCTAGGAAAAGAATAATTCCATATATAACAGGAGAAAGTGTGATTCCTTATGAAAAAAATACTTTTACTTGTTCCTTGGATTCTTCTTTTTTTTAGCTTATTTAATATGGTAAGTGCTGAAGTTAAACCAGATCCTGATACATTATTGTCTTACCAGGTTGAAATGCTTAGTTGGGAAGAAGTGAATCACATACTTCCAAAGTATTCAATCTTTAAGGTAGTTGATGTTGAAACCGGAAAAAGCTTTATGGTGCAAAGAAGAGCGGGGAATTATCATGCGGATGTACAACCATTAAGTCATCAGGATACGAAAATGATGAAGGAAATCTATAACGGGGAATGGAGTTGGAAGCGACGAGCGATTCTTGTTGTGGTAGAAGATGAATGGATTGCTGCTTCTATGCATGGTATGCCGCATGGTGCTGGTAGTTTAAAAAACGGCTTTCCAGGGCATTTTTGTATACATTTTTACGGTAGTAAGACACACAAATCAAATGACGAAGATTTATCCCACCACCTAATGATTTTAAAGGCTGCTGGAAAATTAGAAGAATTTGTTAGAGATGCAGATGCTTCACAGGTCGTTAATACTTTCTTTGCTGGTTTAAAACAACACGACGAAACGATTGTAAAGTCTGTTATAGTTCCAGGTCAGAAGGTAAAATGGCAACAGGTATGGGATGAGATGAACAACGTTAGTCTCGTGTCGTTTTCCATTCCTAAAGATAATAAAACTGACTTTTATTTAGAGGTACCAGTAAAGTACGAATGGATTCATAAAGATATAGGTAGAAAAACATATAAAAATGAAATCCATCTTGTTAAACTTTCCCCAACTAGAGGTTGGAAAGTAGATGCTGAATGGATTTCAGACGGGGTATACTAATTTATTTTTAAAAAATATTAGGCTGAAACACAATTGTTTCAGCCTGTTTCTCTTTATTTTGTTTCACCGAACTTCACAAACATTCTTTCATCTTCCACTAAGCCACAAGCCCCGCATTGGACTTTATATTCTGGCCCTTTATATCCCATGTGGAATGCATCACGGTCTTCATCCGTAAATCTTTGTACAATTTCACCGGTTTGAGGATCTAATTTAACAGACTCAGCTTGCTGCTGGATAATATTAAATCTTGAACGATTCGTTTTACAATTTGGACAACGATATGGTGAGCTCATCGCTATCTACCTCCCTAATTTGTACTAGGTTTAGTATTTGGGATTATAATAAAAAGTATGTATATAATGGGATTAAGACGAGGTGCCTATATGAATAATCAGAAGTTACTTCCAGCTTTATCTAGATTGTGGAACAATCGAAATATAGAAGAACAAACGACCCCGGAAAAGTGGATTAGAGAAGACCTATTAGATGAACAAACGCACCCAAGATTAAGGAAAGGGAAACAAGAAAGGTTCTATTTAGCCATAAAGAAAATCACCTGTGCAGATTTTTTAAATGCAGCGGATAAAGTTGCGCTAATCAATCTTTATATTGAGGTACTTGAAGATTTAAATGAAAATTAAACAGAAACAGTTGTTATGGACTTGTAATAGAAGTAACACTAGGGGGACAGCTAAAATCTTGTCAATCCCCTCCTATAACTAATAATATTCCTATAAACCCAAATAATGGAGCTTAGTTAACAACATGGGTTTATTACCAACTTAATCCATATGTCTTATTAGTCTAGTATTCATCCCTGTTATCAATCTTTTAATATGAAAAATTGTGGAATAAGCTAATTGCTGGACAAGTAAAGGGTGTGAATTGGTAGTTTCATCCTCTATTGTTACAAAAACTGTGGTGTATGATTGTCTCGTAAGCTAATCAAACAAGTTTTGAAGGAGGCAATCATTCATGAAAAAGTCATGGATTATTTCAACTGTAGCTGCAGCAACTCTAATTTTCACTGGAGCTGGTATGAATCAGGCTGATGCTGCAGACGTAAAGGTACAATCAAAGGTATATACTTACCAAGTTAAAAATATAAATGAGATTCAATCCTATCTACAAAAGATCTTAGGACAATATGGGATTGACTGGAACAAAGTTCAATGGAACACTCCAACACAAGAAGAAGCACCAAAGGCAGAAGCACCAAAGGTAGAAGCACCAAAAGCAGGAGCTCCAGCAGCACCTGCTCCAGCTCCTGCACCACAACCAGCAGAAAAGCCAGTAGAGAAGCCTGCAACAAACGAAACTTCTTCTGTTTCTGCATTTGAAAAACAAGTGGTGGATCTAACTAACCAATACCGTGCACAAAATGGATTAGCGCCATTGAAACTTGACACAGAGCTAAGTAAAGTAGCGAAAGACAAATCTTTAGATATGCAAAAGAACGGTTATTTCTCACATACAAGTCCTACTTACGGATCACCTTTTGATATGATGAGAAGTTATGGTATTCAATACCGCGCAGCCGGTGAAAACATTGCTATGGGTCAACGTTCTCCTGAGGAAGTAGTGGAAGCATGGATGAACAGTGAAGGCCACCGTGCAAATATCTTAAATGCAAACTTTACTCATATTGGTGTTGGTCATGTTGAAAGTGGTAACTACTGGACTCAAATGTTTATTGGAAAATAATTATAATAACGTCTAGATGGAAAACCTCAGGTAACCCCTGAGGTTTTTTGTGTTTTACTCGTTATTCTTAGCACATACTATGGACGTATGTTATTAAATGAGGTGACTGGATTGTTCATACGTTTAGCAACGAAAGAAGATTTGCCAGGAATTATGGATATCATTAAAAAATCAGTAGAACTCATGGAAGCTAATGATAATGACCAATGGACTGGATACTATCCTCAAGAGGAACACTTTTTAGAAGATATTGATAACCAAGTACTTTATGTTGCAGAGTTGGATCGTAAAATTGTGGGTTCGGTTTCTGTTGATCAGAGTGAACCAGAGGAATATGCTTCCGTAAATTGGAGGAAAAGTGGAGAAGCCTATTTATTTCATCGATTAGCAGTGGACCCTGAAACTAGGGGAAAAGGGGTGGCTTCCCAGCTTATTACTTTTGCAGAAAAAACAGCAGCTGAAAATGATGTATTTTACATGAAAGTAGATACTTATTCACTTAATAATAAGGCACAAACACTCTTTGAAAAATTAGGTTATGAAAAAAGAGGGACTATTTATTTATATGGGAAAGAACAACCTTTTTATTGTTACGATAAAATATTGTCTATTCATGCGGAAGAAGGCGTACAACCTGAACAAACAACGCGATATTAAGAGTACATTAAAAGGGTGGTAATTCAATTTCC includes the following:
- the deoD gene encoding purine-nucleoside phosphorylase, giving the protein MSIHIGAKKGDIADTVLLPGDPLRAKYIAENFLEGAEKYNDVRNMFGYTGTYKGKKISVQGTGMGVPSISIYINELMAEYDVQKLIRVGTCGAIQKDVKVRDVILAMTASTDSQMNRITFGGVDYAPTANFELLKNAYDAGNEKGLQLKVGNVFTADLFYNDNAEHEKWAQYGILALEMETAALYTLAAKFGRQALSVLTVSDHILTGEATSAEERQTTFNEMIEVALEAATK
- a CDS encoding YitT family protein, producing the protein MVQKALHIMIGSFLLGIGVNGFLVPYHLLDGGMIGIGLIVHYIWDLPTGLVMLCGSIPLYVMAFFAYRPLFYNSVHGLLVSSLLIDLTAPIHTWFELPIMISALLGGLFVGTGIGLMLIKDTTTGGTDLAAQCISRWTNWNVGFIIFFIDGLVLLLGYQFIGTYAFLHSVLAISAVGFSTSTIVHLGKVKSTF
- a CDS encoding S41 family peptidase translates to MESENPEEPKENITRWVRIKPFHFVMLLFFVVFLTAGITTFALAFGDEKVVEVGVPTRTEFNKLFKAYDLLKDEYYDELDQTDIVDGAINGMLDALGDPYSDYMNQKEAENFHMNISSSFQGIGAEIQEKDGFIMVVAPIKGSPAEEAGLKPQDLIIAVDGKSISGYSATEAVTIIRGEKGTKVTLTIQRAGTDQPMDITITRDEIPIKTVYGEMINDHIGKIQITSFSTNTTEELKEALKELEAKGMKGLVLDIRQNPGGLLTQAVSVSSMFVPKGELLFQVEHNDGSIEQFASSESNPLDLPVVVVIDEGSASASEILAGAVSESAGIPLVGKTSFGKGTVQTAFDFEDGSNIKLTSAKWLTPNGNWIHEKGVKPDYEVSLPEFAFLPFLNPDLQLKESMQSQEVKTAETMLQVIGLEPGEVDGFFDEATKNAVLTLQKEAGLEETGILTAETTIELMSRLSVKIQESDTQVNKAVELLQQDLGLTEETDEEVEEDTAS
- a CDS encoding LCP family protein, giving the protein MFKYLFGFLLVAGALFVGFVYGWVNEENDGSSKQETKYWNPIEEVPKISEFIKGDSEPDLTESELMQTFLLWEDNLFSNENEPVTLPLLLAKVEPTSKEITMEEISMKSLLPMDKLDSLDAKGLKQWVEDQHQVSIDHTISVDMEGFMKLFDNIVPDGIEIAVTEQMVNDLQLSIKPDTYTLSGKDLLSFGTESDFSKLLYQPEVLQSIKDTVMTELQGFNGMLKIPGLLKESQSYVQSDMDYSEIISMVSTIIKNGDEMVIPVLGQPQEDEKNKMEEDTESSQPYDSPDYRSYSPAGL
- a CDS encoding DNA alkylation repair protein, which produces MSSPYRCPNCKTNRSRFNIIQQQAESVKLDPQTGEIVQRFTDEDRDAFHMGYKGPEYKVQCGACGLVEDERMFVKFGETK
- a CDS encoding CAP domain-containing protein, producing the protein MKKSWIISTVAAATLIFTGAGMNQADAADVKVQSKVYTYQVKNINEIQSYLQKILGQYGIDWNKVQWNTPTQEEAPKAEAPKVEAPKAGAPAAPAPAPAPQPAEKPVEKPATNETSSVSAFEKQVVDLTNQYRAQNGLAPLKLDTELSKVAKDKSLDMQKNGYFSHTSPTYGSPFDMMRSYGIQYRAAGENIAMGQRSPEEVVEAWMNSEGHRANILNANFTHIGVGHVESGNYWTQMFIGK
- a CDS encoding GNAT family N-acetyltransferase translates to MFIRLATKEDLPGIMDIIKKSVELMEANDNDQWTGYYPQEEHFLEDIDNQVLYVAELDRKIVGSVSVDQSEPEEYASVNWRKSGEAYLFHRLAVDPETRGKGVASQLITFAEKTAAENDVFYMKVDTYSLNNKAQTLFEKLGYEKRGTIYLYGKEQPFYCYDKILSIHAEEGVQPEQTTRY